A genomic window from Gymnodinialimonas ceratoperidinii includes:
- the paaZ gene encoding phenylacetic acid degradation bifunctional protein PaaZ gives MQHVESFAKGVWIAPDAGARPIADASTGEVIAKAGRADLDVEGMIAYGREVGGPALRAMDFHDRARMLKALALHLNKNKQRLYDLSFTTGATQADHGFDVDGGIGTLFVFASKGRREMPEGHVLIDGGFEPLGKTGAFGGQHIYTPKLGVALHINAFNFPVWGMLEKIAPALLAGVPSIVKPATATCHVTELCVRIMLDAGVLPDGALQLISGGVGDALDHLGPQDAVTFTGSAKTARMLRGHQGLLDRAVHFTAEQDSLNASILGPDAAPGSPEFDLFIKEIAREMTTKAGQKCTAIRRIMAPEPLLEPLIEGLSARLSRTVVGDPRDEGVRMGPVVSADQREDVLEKAATIAREAECVYEGDVAGDVEKGAFVSPKVFHCADPDAAVAIHETEAFGPVSTIMGYRDLDHAVKLVNRGGGSLVASLVTHDTEVAREVVTGIGAWHGRVYINDRDSMAESTGHGAPMPHLTHGGPGRAGGGEELGGIRAVKHYMQRTAVQGSPTMLTAVTGRWIPGAARTQGDAHPFRVKFNDLAIGRSLRTEARTITLEDVEQFAHFTGDTFYAHTDDAAAERNPFFPGRVAHGYLILSFAAGLFVEPAEGPVLANTGLDNLRFLKPVVPGDSIEVELTVMDRKSRNEEYGEVRWHASVTNQDGEPVAEYELLTMVAK, from the coding sequence GTGCAACACGTTGAGAGTTTCGCAAAGGGTGTCTGGATCGCCCCTGACGCCGGTGCGCGCCCGATCGCGGACGCCTCCACCGGTGAGGTGATCGCCAAGGCGGGCCGGGCGGATCTGGATGTGGAAGGCATGATCGCCTATGGCCGCGAGGTCGGCGGCCCGGCCCTGCGCGCGATGGATTTCCACGACCGCGCCCGGATGCTGAAGGCGCTGGCGCTGCATCTCAACAAGAACAAGCAACGGCTTTACGACCTGTCCTTCACCACCGGCGCGACGCAGGCCGATCACGGCTTCGACGTCGACGGCGGGATCGGCACGCTGTTCGTCTTCGCCTCCAAGGGGCGGCGCGAGATGCCCGAGGGGCATGTCCTGATCGACGGCGGGTTCGAGCCGCTGGGCAAGACCGGCGCCTTCGGGGGGCAGCATATCTACACGCCGAAACTGGGTGTCGCGCTCCATATCAACGCCTTCAATTTCCCGGTCTGGGGGATGCTGGAAAAGATCGCACCGGCGCTGCTGGCGGGCGTGCCATCCATCGTGAAGCCGGCGACGGCGACCTGCCACGTGACCGAGCTCTGCGTGCGAATCATGCTCGACGCCGGGGTTCTGCCCGATGGCGCGTTGCAGCTGATCAGCGGCGGCGTGGGTGACGCGCTGGATCACCTCGGGCCGCAGGACGCGGTGACCTTCACCGGCTCGGCCAAGACGGCGCGGATGCTGCGCGGCCATCAGGGCCTGCTGGACCGCGCGGTGCATTTCACCGCCGAACAGGACAGCCTGAACGCCTCGATCCTCGGCCCCGACGCAGCGCCCGGCAGCCCGGAGTTCGACCTCTTCATCAAGGAAATCGCGCGCGAGATGACCACGAAAGCGGGGCAGAAATGTACCGCCATTCGCCGGATCATGGCGCCCGAGCCGCTGTTGGAGCCACTGATCGAGGGGCTTTCGGCACGCCTGTCGCGGACCGTCGTGGGCGACCCCCGCGACGAGGGCGTGCGCATGGGGCCGGTCGTGTCGGCCGACCAGCGCGAGGATGTGCTGGAGAAGGCCGCGACCATCGCGCGCGAGGCGGAATGTGTCTACGAGGGCGATGTCGCCGGTGACGTCGAGAAGGGCGCCTTCGTGTCGCCCAAGGTCTTCCACTGCGCCGACCCCGATGCCGCTGTCGCGATCCACGAGACCGAGGCCTTCGGCCCCGTCTCGACCATCATGGGCTACCGCGATCTGGATCACGCCGTGAAGCTGGTGAACCGGGGCGGCGGCAGCCTTGTCGCCTCTCTCGTCACCCATGACACCGAGGTCGCCCGCGAGGTCGTGACCGGCATCGGTGCCTGGCATGGCCGCGTCTATATCAACGACCGCGACAGCATGGCCGAATCCACCGGCCACGGCGCCCCGATGCCGCATCTGACCCACGGCGGGCCGGGGCGGGCCGGCGGCGGCGAGGAGCTGGGCGGCATCCGCGCAGTCAAACATTACATGCAGCGCACGGCGGTACAGGGCTCTCCCACCATGCTGACGGCCGTGACCGGGCGCTGGATCCCCGGCGCGGCGCGCACGCAGGGCGACGCGCATCCGTTCCGGGTGAAGTTCAACGATCTCGCCATCGGCCGCAGCCTGCGCACCGAGGCGCGCACGATCACGCTGGAGGACGTGGAGCAATTCGCCCATTTCACCGGCGACACCTTCTATGCCCACACGGACGACGCCGCCGCCGAGCGGAATCCGTTCTTTCCGGGCCGCGTGGCCCATGGCTACCTGATCCTCAGCTTCGCCGCCGGTCTCTTCGTGGAGCCGGCCGAAGGGCCGGTGCTGGCCAATACCGGGCTCGACAACCTGCGGTTCCTGAAGCCTGTCGTGCCCGGCGACAGCATCGAGGTGGAGCTGACGGTGATGGACCGGAAATCCCGCAACGAGGAGTACGGCGAGGTGCGCTGGCACGCCTCGGTGACCAATCAGGACGGCGAGCCGGTGGCGGAATACGAGCTTCTGACTATGGTGGCCAAATGA
- a CDS encoding TRAP transporter substrate-binding protein — translation MMKKTLMTALGTAAVGAMAASGAFAQEVTLRLHQFLPAQANVPALVLDVWADQVEEASDGRIAIERYPSMQLGGSPPELMDQAIDGVADIVWTVVGYTPGRFPSTEVFELPFMVADARAASCAYWTMYEESMQEEFSAVHLLGTWVHGPGLFHTADPVETPEDLEGMQIRGGSRLVNQLLELTGATPVGMPVPAVTEGLSRGVIDGTTIPWEVTAALRVAELVENHTEFEGNALYNLTFVLAMNKDAYEAMPEDLQQIIDDNSGLEFSIFAGGTQADADGPARDIAVDLGNNIITIDEATAEAEWMPVVQPIYENWIADMAENDMDGQALIDRARELMNGECAQ, via the coding sequence ATGATGAAGAAGACACTCATGACGGCACTGGGCACGGCCGCTGTCGGCGCCATGGCGGCGTCCGGCGCGTTCGCGCAGGAAGTCACGCTGCGGCTGCACCAGTTCCTGCCCGCGCAGGCCAACGTGCCGGCGCTGGTTCTGGACGTCTGGGCCGATCAGGTCGAGGAGGCTTCCGACGGCCGCATCGCGATCGAGCGTTACCCCTCCATGCAGCTCGGTGGCTCTCCGCCTGAACTGATGGATCAGGCCATCGACGGCGTTGCCGACATCGTCTGGACCGTGGTCGGCTACACGCCCGGCCGCTTCCCCTCGACCGAGGTTTTCGAGCTGCCCTTCATGGTTGCCGATGCCCGCGCCGCGTCCTGCGCCTACTGGACGATGTACGAGGAAAGCATGCAGGAGGAATTCTCTGCCGTGCACCTGCTGGGCACCTGGGTCCACGGCCCCGGCCTGTTCCACACCGCCGATCCGGTCGAAACTCCGGAGGACCTCGAGGGCATGCAGATCCGCGGCGGCTCGCGCCTCGTGAACCAGCTGCTGGAACTGACCGGTGCGACCCCCGTGGGCATGCCGGTTCCGGCGGTGACCGAGGGCCTGTCGCGGGGCGTCATCGACGGCACCACGATCCCATGGGAAGTGACCGCTGCCCTGCGCGTGGCTGAACTGGTCGAGAACCACACCGAGTTCGAGGGCAATGCGCTCTACAACCTCACCTTTGTTCTGGCGATGAACAAGGACGCCTACGAGGCGATGCCGGAAGACCTGCAGCAGATCATTGACGACAACTCGGGTCTCGAGTTCTCGATCTTCGCTGGCGGAACGCAGGCGGATGCCGACGGCCCCGCGCGCGACATCGCGGTCGACCTGGGCAACAACATCATCACCATCGATGAAGCCACGGCGGAAGCCGAGTGGATGCCTGTTGTTCAGCCGATCTACGAGAACTGGATCGCCGACATGGCCGAGAACGACATGGACGGTCAGGCGCTGATCGACCGTGCGCGCGAGCTGATGAACGGCGAATGCGCCCAGTAA
- the paaK gene encoding phenylacetate--CoA ligase PaaK: protein MRDLTPPRDSLDPIETASRDEIAALQLKRLKWSLQHAYDNVPFYRSKFDAAGVHPADLTSLKDLAKFPFTVKSDLRDNYPFGMFAVPRDQITRIHASSGTTGKPTVVGYTQGDIDMWANMVARSLRAAGTRPGDMLHNAYGYGLFTGGLGAHYGAEKLGCTVVPVSGGMTARQVTLIEDFQPTTIMVTPSYMLNILEEYHRQGVDPRNCSLEVGVFGAEPWTNQMRSEVEAAFDMHAVDIYGLSEVLGPGVASECVETKDGLHIWEDNFYPEIIDPQTGEVVEDGEMGELVFTTLTKEGMPIIRYRTRDLTRLLPGTARMMRRMEKVTGRSDDMIILRGVNVFPTQIEEQVLTVEGLAPHYQIELVRDGKMDAMRVHVESLPEHGDGEAQAVQAATLKHRIKQVVGVTAVVVVAKPGTVARSEGKATRVIDNRS, encoded by the coding sequence ATGCGCGACCTGACCCCCCCTCGTGATTCGCTCGACCCGATCGAGACCGCCTCCCGCGATGAGATCGCGGCGCTGCAACTCAAGCGCCTGAAATGGTCGCTGCAGCACGCCTATGACAACGTCCCCTTCTACCGCTCGAAGTTCGACGCGGCGGGGGTCCACCCTGCCGACCTCACGTCGCTCAAGGATCTGGCGAAATTTCCCTTCACCGTGAAATCGGACCTGCGCGACAATTATCCCTTCGGCATGTTCGCCGTGCCGCGCGACCAGATCACCCGCATCCACGCCTCCTCGGGCACCACCGGCAAACCGACGGTCGTTGGCTACACCCAGGGCGATATCGACATGTGGGCCAACATGGTCGCCCGCTCGCTCCGCGCCGCGGGCACCCGCCCCGGTGACATGCTGCACAACGCCTATGGCTATGGTCTCTTCACCGGCGGCCTCGGCGCCCACTACGGGGCCGAGAAACTGGGCTGCACCGTGGTGCCGGTCTCGGGCGGCATGACCGCGCGGCAGGTCACGCTGATCGAGGATTTCCAGCCCACGACGATCATGGTCACCCCTTCCTACATGCTCAACATCCTCGAGGAATATCACCGCCAGGGCGTCGATCCGCGCAACTGCTCGCTCGAAGTGGGCGTCTTCGGCGCCGAGCCCTGGACCAACCAGATGCGTTCCGAGGTCGAGGCCGCCTTCGACATGCATGCCGTCGACATCTACGGGCTGTCCGAGGTGCTCGGGCCCGGCGTTGCCAGCGAATGCGTCGAGACCAAGGACGGCCTCCATATCTGGGAAGACAATTTCTACCCCGAGATTATCGACCCGCAGACCGGTGAGGTCGTGGAAGATGGCGAGATGGGCGAGCTGGTCTTCACCACGCTCACCAAGGAGGGGATGCCGATCATCCGCTACCGCACCCGCGACCTGACCCGGCTCCTGCCCGGCACCGCGCGCATGATGCGGCGGATGGAGAAGGTCACGGGCCGCTCCGACGACATGATCATCCTGCGCGGCGTCAACGTCTTCCCGACCCAGATCGAGGAACAGGTGCTCACCGTCGAGGGGCTGGCGCCGCACTATCAGATCGAACTGGTGCGCGACGGCAAGATGGATGCCATGCGCGTCCACGTCGAAAGCCTGCCCGAGCACGGCGACGGAGAGGCGCAGGCCGTGCAGGCCGCGACGCTGAAGCACCGGATCAAGCAGGTCGTCGGCGTGACCGCCGTGGTCGTCGTGGCCAAGCCCGGCACCGTGGCCCGCAGCGAAGGCAAGGCCACGCGGGTGATCGACAACCGCAGTTAA
- the paaI gene encoding hydroxyphenylacetyl-CoA thioesterase PaaI, with the protein MTPKQRATRSAEAMWAGDKASAWVGMEIAEIDEGRATLTLDIREDHCNGHGIGHGGVTFMLADSAFAFACNSRNVTTVAQHNSISFLAPVRLGDTLTATAVEQTLRGRSGITDVTVTNQSGETIALFRGASRALGSPLFEE; encoded by the coding sequence ATGACGCCGAAGCAACGCGCAACCCGCAGCGCCGAGGCCATGTGGGCCGGCGACAAGGCCTCGGCCTGGGTCGGCATGGAGATTGCCGAGATCGACGAAGGCCGCGCCACCCTGACGCTCGATATCCGCGAGGATCACTGCAACGGCCACGGCATCGGTCACGGCGGCGTGACCTTCATGCTGGCCGACAGCGCCTTCGCCTTCGCCTGCAACTCCCGCAACGTGACCACCGTGGCGCAGCACAATTCGATCAGCTTCCTCGCCCCCGTCCGCCTCGGCGACACGCTTACCGCCACCGCCGTCGAGCAGACCCTGCGCGGGCGCTCCGGCATCACCGACGTTACCGTCACCAACCAATCCGGCGAGACCATCGCCCTGTTCCGGGGCGCCTCGCGCGCCCTCGGCTCCCCCCTGTTCGAGGAATAG
- a CDS encoding 2Fe-2S iron-sulfur cluster-binding protein codes for MAKFIPLTVTDINRTTADAVSVRLAPADGSTLPFTQGQYLTFRQEIDGVELRRAYSISAGVTDGTLEVGIKKVRGGAFSTWANENLKVGDTIEALSPMGTFHTPLSPDARHHYIGFAIGSGITPVLSILRSTLAVEPHSRFTLIYANRSARDVMFREELEDLKNENLTRLNIVHILKNDPTGIDLFTGRIDAEKLDAMFAQWVDVETVDAAFICGPESATETIADRLAHHGMDRDAIKYELFAAAQQGKLPQTAIRDDTATSTTATIIVDGTAQDVDVAPGETILTAALRAGLDAPYACKAGVCSTCMCKVIEGDAEMITNHALEDYEVARGMVLSCQALPTGDSITVEYLDH; via the coding sequence ATGGCCAAGTTCATCCCCCTCACCGTCACCGACATCAACCGCACCACCGCCGACGCGGTCTCGGTGCGGCTTGCCCCCGCCGACGGCTCCACCCTGCCCTTCACCCAGGGCCAGTATCTCACCTTCCGGCAGGAGATCGACGGCGTTGAGCTGCGCCGCGCCTATTCGATCAGCGCCGGCGTCACCGACGGCACGCTGGAGGTCGGCATCAAGAAGGTGCGTGGCGGCGCCTTCTCCACATGGGCCAACGAGAACCTCAAGGTCGGCGACACGATCGAGGCGCTATCCCCCATGGGCACCTTCCACACGCCGCTCTCGCCGGACGCGCGCCACCATTACATCGGCTTCGCCATCGGCTCCGGCATCACCCCGGTGCTGTCGATCCTGCGCAGCACCCTCGCGGTGGAGCCCCACAGCCGCTTCACCCTGATCTACGCCAACCGCTCGGCGCGCGACGTGATGTTCCGAGAGGAACTCGAAGACCTGAAGAACGAGAACCTCACCCGCCTGAACATCGTCCACATCCTCAAGAACGACCCCACCGGCATCGACCTCTTCACCGGCCGCATCGACGCCGAGAAGCTGGACGCCATGTTCGCGCAATGGGTGGACGTGGAGACCGTGGACGCCGCCTTCATCTGCGGACCGGAATCCGCCACCGAGACCATCGCCGACCGCCTCGCCCACCACGGCATGGACCGCGACGCGATCAAGTACGAACTCTTCGCCGCCGCGCAACAGGGCAAGCTGCCCCAGACCGCGATCCGCGACGACACCGCCACCTCCACCACCGCGACGATCATCGTCGACGGCACGGCGCAGGACGTCGACGTGGCACCGGGCGAAACCATCCTCACCGCTGCCCTGCGCGCCGGGCTCGATGCGCCCTATGCCTGCAAGGCCGGCGTCTGCTCCACCTGCATGTGCAAGGTGATCGAAGGCGACGCCGAGATGATCACCAACCACGCGCTGGAGGACTACGAGGTCGCCCGCGGCATGGTGCTCAGCTGTCAGGCCCTGCCCACCGGCGACAGCATCACCGTGGAATACCTCGACCACTAG
- the pcaF gene encoding 3-oxoadipyl-CoA thiolase — protein MAEAFICDYIRTPIGRFGGALSSVRADDLGAIPLRALMARNDGVDWAEVADIYYGCANQAGEDNRNVARMSALLAGMPVEVPGSTINRLCGSGMDAIIAAARAIKAGEADLMVAGGVESMSRAPMVMPKAETAFSRKAEIYDTTIGWRFVNPVMKKQYGIDSMPETAENVAEDYEVSREDQDAFALRSQSKAGEAMASGRLAKEITPVTIPRRKGDPLVVEEDEHPRPDTDLTALSKLRAPFREGGSVTAGNASGVNDGAAALVIASEAAAAKHGLTPIARVLGGATAGVAPRVMGIGPLPASQKLMARLGLGIGEFDVIELNEAFAAQGLAVMRGLGIADDDPRVNPNGGAIALGHPLGMSGARIAGSAALQMKLSGGKRALATMCIGVGQGIAVALEAV, from the coding sequence ATGGCTGAGGCTTTTATCTGCGACTATATCCGCACACCCATTGGGCGGTTCGGCGGCGCTCTGTCGAGCGTTCGCGCGGATGATCTGGGGGCGATCCCCCTGCGCGCGTTGATGGCGCGGAACGACGGCGTCGATTGGGCCGAGGTCGCGGACATCTACTACGGCTGCGCCAACCAGGCCGGCGAAGACAACCGCAACGTGGCCCGCATGTCCGCGCTTCTGGCCGGAATGCCGGTCGAGGTGCCCGGCTCCACGATCAACCGTCTCTGCGGCTCCGGCATGGATGCGATCATCGCTGCCGCCCGCGCGATCAAGGCCGGTGAGGCCGACCTGATGGTGGCCGGCGGCGTCGAGAGCATGTCGCGCGCGCCCATGGTCATGCCCAAGGCCGAGACCGCCTTTTCGCGCAAGGCCGAGATCTATGACACGACCATCGGCTGGCGCTTCGTGAACCCGGTGATGAAGAAGCAATACGGGATCGATTCGATGCCCGAGACGGCTGAGAATGTGGCGGAAGACTATGAGGTCTCTCGCGAGGATCAGGACGCTTTCGCACTGCGCTCGCAGAGCAAGGCCGGAGAGGCCATGGCCTCGGGTCGTCTGGCGAAAGAGATCACCCCGGTGACCATCCCGCGCCGCAAGGGCGACCCCTTGGTTGTCGAGGAAGATGAACATCCGCGCCCGGACACGGACCTCACGGCCCTGTCGAAACTGCGCGCGCCGTTCCGCGAAGGCGGGAGCGTGACTGCGGGGAATGCCTCCGGCGTCAACGATGGCGCGGCTGCGCTGGTGATTGCCTCGGAAGCGGCGGCGGCAAAGCACGGGCTGACGCCCATCGCGCGGGTTCTGGGCGGTGCCACGGCCGGTGTCGCGCCGCGGGTCATGGGGATCGGGCCCTTGCCAGCTTCGCAGAAGCTGATGGCGCGTCTCGGGCTTGGCATCGGGGAGTTCGACGTGATCGAGCTGAACGAGGCCTTCGCCGCGCAGGGGCTTGCGGTGATGCGCGGGCTTGGGATCGCTGACGATGACCCTCGGGTAAACCCCAACGGCGGCGCGATTGCCCTTGGCCATCCGCTCGGCATGTCGGGGGCACGGATCGCGGGGTCGGCGGCCTTGCAGATGAAGCTTTCGGGCGGCAAGCGCGCGTTGGCGACCATGTGCATCGGCGTGGGTCAGGGGATTGCCGTGGCGCTCGAGGCGGTCTGA
- a CDS encoding TRAP transporter small permease, which produces MHRAFLSLSRLMAILGGMMLSAVILLTVFSVLMRALDRLFHWMKDADFLAGLGQWMIDAGVGPVLGTFELIEAGVGFVVFAFLPICQITGGHATVDIFTSQMSDGTNRVLRGVTEVIFAAVLVLIAAQLYGGMMAKFNSGQTTLELSFPVWYSYAIGLTGAVLAAIVSVYLAAVRMVELVTGRAMLPADLGAEH; this is translated from the coding sequence ATGCACCGCGCTTTCCTATCCCTCTCCCGCCTGATGGCTATCCTCGGCGGCATGATGTTGTCGGCGGTCATCCTGCTGACGGTCTTCTCCGTCCTGATGCGAGCCCTCGACCGCCTGTTCCATTGGATGAAGGATGCCGATTTCCTCGCCGGACTGGGCCAGTGGATGATCGACGCAGGCGTCGGCCCGGTTCTCGGGACGTTCGAGCTGATCGAGGCCGGGGTCGGCTTCGTCGTCTTCGCCTTCCTTCCCATCTGCCAGATCACCGGCGGCCATGCGACGGTGGACATCTTCACCTCGCAGATGTCCGACGGCACCAACCGCGTGCTGCGCGGGGTGACCGAGGTGATCTTCGCCGCGGTCCTCGTGCTGATCGCCGCGCAGCTCTATGGCGGCATGATGGCGAAATTCAATTCAGGCCAGACCACGTTGGAGCTGTCGTTCCCGGTCTGGTATTCCTATGCGATCGGCCTTACGGGCGCGGTCCTCGCAGCCATCGTCTCCGTCTATCTCGCGGCAGTCCGGATGGTTGAACTGGTGACGGGTCGAGCCATGCTCCCCGCGGATCTTGGAGCCGAACATTGA
- the paaC gene encoding 1,2-phenylacetyl-CoA epoxidase subunit PaaC: MGLLLENPAPQDTSDPAALFEFLLRMGDTTLILGHRLSEWCGKAPILEEDIALANTALDLIGQTQMWLGLAGEVEGKGRTADDLAMLRDAWDFRCCLLVEQPNGDFGQTIMRQFLFDNWHLAMLRKLEHHADERIAAIAAKAAKEVTYHAERSTDLVIRLGDGTSQSQARMQAALDLLYPYVGELFTLSGEDLRPAYDATIEAVLAEATLTVPESRFAHHGGFSGARHSEHLGHLLTQMQWLQRAYPGAQW; this comes from the coding sequence ATGGGTCTGCTACTGGAAAATCCTGCGCCCCAGGACACAAGTGATCCGGCGGCGCTCTTCGAGTTTCTCCTGAGGATGGGCGATACGACCCTGATCCTCGGTCACCGCCTGTCGGAATGGTGCGGCAAGGCGCCGATCCTCGAAGAGGACATCGCGCTGGCCAATACCGCGCTGGACCTGATCGGCCAGACCCAGATGTGGCTCGGCCTCGCCGGAGAGGTCGAGGGCAAGGGCCGCACCGCCGACGATCTCGCGATGCTGCGCGATGCCTGGGATTTCCGCTGCTGCCTCCTTGTGGAGCAGCCGAACGGCGATTTCGGCCAGACGATCATGCGGCAGTTTCTGTTTGATAACTGGCACTTAGCTATGTTGCGCAAGCTTGAGCACCACGCCGACGAGCGGATCGCGGCCATCGCGGCCAAGGCGGCGAAAGAGGTGACCTATCACGCCGAGCGCTCCACCGATCTGGTGATCCGCCTGGGCGATGGCACGTCTCAAAGCCAGGCCCGGATGCAAGCAGCCCTCGACCTGCTCTACCCCTACGTGGGCGAGCTGTTCACCCTCTCCGGCGAAGATCTCCGCCCCGCCTATGACGCGACGATCGAGGCGGTTCTTGCCGAGGCCACGCTCACCGTGCCCGAAAGCCGTTTCGCCCACCACGGCGGCTTCTCCGGCGCGCGGCATTCCGAGCATCTGGGCCACCTGCTGACGCAGATGCAGTGGCTCCAGCGCGCCTATCCGGGCGCCCAATGGTGA
- the paaB gene encoding 1,2-phenylacetyl-CoA epoxidase subunit PaaB: MIDKREWPLWEIFIRGQHGASHRHVGSLHAPDAEMAILNARDVYTRRKEGVSIWAVPASAIAASSPSKKGPMYDPAEDKAYRHPTFFNIPKEVGPM; this comes from the coding sequence ATGATTGACAAACGCGAATGGCCCCTGTGGGAGATCTTTATCCGTGGCCAGCACGGTGCATCGCACCGCCACGTGGGCTCGCTGCATGCGCCCGACGCTGAAATGGCGATCCTGAACGCGCGCGATGTCTATACCCGCCGCAAGGAGGGCGTGAGCATCTGGGCGGTTCCGGCCAGTGCCATCGCCGCTTCCAGCCCCTCGAAGAAGGGGCCGATGTACGATCCGGCGGAGGACAAGGCCTATCGCCATCCGACGTTCTTCAACATTCCCAAGGAAGTGGGGCCGATGTGA
- the paaA gene encoding 1,2-phenylacetyl-CoA epoxidase subunit PaaA — MYAQMVKSEATSDDPEMLAAFQARIDAGEKIEPKDWMPEGYRKTLIRQIGQHAHSEIVGQLPEGNWITRAPTLERKAILLAKVQDEAGHGLYLYCAAETLGISRDEMTEMLLDGRMKYSSIFAYPTLTWADMGAVGWLVDGAAIMNQVPLQRTSFGPYARAMIRVCKEESFHQRQGFDIMMKMCSGTPEQKRMAQDALNRLWFPSLMMFGPSDKDSVHSSQSMSWKIKMNSNDELRQKFVDQTVPQAEYLGLTIPDETLAWNEEKGGYDFAEPDWDEFFDVLKGNGPCSTDRIATRKAAWDDGAWVREAMNAHAAKKSTANVAAE, encoded by the coding sequence ATGTACGCTCAAATGGTGAAATCCGAGGCGACCTCCGACGATCCGGAGATGCTCGCCGCGTTTCAGGCCCGAATCGATGCGGGCGAGAAGATCGAGCCCAAGGACTGGATGCCCGAGGGCTACCGCAAGACGCTGATCCGCCAGATCGGCCAGCACGCGCATTCCGAAATCGTCGGCCAATTGCCCGAGGGCAACTGGATCACCCGCGCCCCCACGCTGGAGCGCAAGGCGATCCTTCTGGCCAAGGTGCAGGACGAGGCCGGCCACGGTCTCTACCTCTATTGCGCCGCTGAAACGCTTGGGATTTCCCGTGACGAGATGACCGAGATGCTGCTCGACGGGCGGATGAAATACTCCTCCATCTTCGCCTATCCGACCCTGACCTGGGCCGATATGGGCGCGGTCGGCTGGCTCGTGGATGGCGCGGCGATCATGAACCAGGTGCCGCTGCAACGCACCTCCTTCGGCCCCTATGCGCGCGCCATGATCCGCGTCTGCAAGGAGGAATCCTTCCACCAGCGGCAGGGTTTCGACATCATGATGAAGATGTGCTCCGGCACCCCGGAACAGAAGCGCATGGCGCAGGACGCGCTGAACCGGCTCTGGTTCCCCTCGCTGATGATGTTCGGCCCTTCCGACAAGGACAGCGTCCACTCCAGCCAGTCGATGTCGTGGAAGATCAAGATGAACTCCAACGACGAGCTGCGCCAGAAATTCGTCGATCAGACCGTGCCGCAGGCCGAGTACCTCGGGCTGACGATTCCCGATGAAACCCTCGCCTGGAACGAGGAGAAGGGCGGCTACGACTTCGCCGAACCCGATTGGGACGAGTTCTTCGACGTGCTCAAGGGCAACGGCCCCTGCTCCACCGATCGCATCGCCACCCGCAAGGCGGCATGGGACGACGGCGCATGGGTGCGCGAGGCGATGAACGCCCACGCCGCCAAGAAATCCACTGCGAACGTCGCGGCTGAATAG
- the paaD gene encoding 1,2-phenylacetyl-CoA epoxidase subunit PaaD, whose translation MVKPSTDQIWAWLDEVPDPEIPVISLVDLGIVRDVAWQDETLEVTLTPTYSGCPATAVIELSVDEALREKGIADLRLKRQIAPPWTTDWLSDKGRAKLEAYGIAPPNPAGGPSQCPRCQSTALERISQFGSTPCKAQWRCKDCLEPFDYFKCI comes from the coding sequence ATGGTGAAGCCTTCCACCGACCAGATCTGGGCCTGGCTCGACGAGGTGCCGGACCCGGAGATCCCGGTAATCTCGCTCGTCGACCTCGGCATCGTCCGCGACGTCGCGTGGCAGGACGAGACGCTGGAGGTGACGCTGACGCCCACCTATTCCGGCTGCCCCGCCACGGCGGTGATCGAACTGTCGGTGGACGAAGCCCTGCGCGAGAAGGGCATCGCGGACCTGCGCCTCAAGCGCCAGATCGCCCCGCCCTGGACCACCGACTGGCTCTCCGACAAGGGCCGCGCCAAGTTGGAGGCCTACGGCATCGCCCCCCCCAACCCCGCCGGCGGCCCCTCGCAATGCCCGCGCTGCCAGTCGACCGCGCTGGAGCGCATCAGCCAGTTCGGCTCCACCCCCTGCAAGGCCCAATGGCGCTGCAAGGACTGCCTGGAACCCTTCGATTATTTCAAGTGCATCTGA